One window of Cohnella hashimotonis genomic DNA carries:
- a CDS encoding HesB/IscA family protein: protein MIQITEAAGQKIQEMLAAEENEGLFLRVGVQEGGCTGFSYGMGFDDEQHEDDRVLDIRDLKVVVDQDSAKYLNGLEIDWKESGLGGGFTIFNPNATATCGCGSSFRTATDAGKPAAAGEC, encoded by the coding sequence ATGATTCAGATCACTGAGGCGGCCGGTCAGAAAATACAAGAAATGCTCGCAGCGGAGGAAAACGAAGGATTGTTTCTGCGCGTCGGCGTGCAAGAGGGCGGTTGCACGGGCTTCTCATACGGAATGGGCTTTGACGACGAGCAGCACGAGGACGACCGCGTGCTCGATATTCGCGACCTGAAGGTCGTCGTCGACCAGGACAGCGCAAAGTACCTGAACGGCCTCGAGATCGACTGGAAAGAGTCGGGTCTTGGCGGCGGATTCACCATTTTTAACCCGAACGCGACCGCGACCTGCGGCTGCGGCTCCAGCTTCCGCACGGCGACCGACGCGGGCAAGCCTGCTGCGGCTGGCGAGTGCTGA